Proteins from a genomic interval of Zonotrichia leucophrys gambelii isolate GWCS_2022_RI chromosome 5, RI_Zleu_2.0, whole genome shotgun sequence:
- the CHST1 gene encoding carbohydrate sulfotransferase 1, giving the protein MQCSWKAVLLLALASIAIQYTAIRTFTAKSFHSCPIPNPVNCSLSQDTDVADRLCDENPTFPYNLSRKTHVLILATTRSGSSFVGQLFNQHFDVFYLFEPLYHVQYTLIPKLTQSKSTTDRRVMLGASRDLLRSLYDCDLYFLENYIKPQPVNHTTDRLFRRGASKALCSPPVCESLGAVDLHLEEGDCVKKCGTLNLTLATESCREHGHVAIKTVRVPEVNDLRALVEDPRLNLKVIQLVRDPRGILASRSETFRDTYRLWRIWDGTGRKPYNLDVTQLTTVCEDFWNSVSTGLNRPPWLKGKYMLVRYEDLARNPMKKTEEIYDFLGIPMDSNVERWIQNNTRGDRSSSKHKYGTVRNSAATAEKWRFRLSYEIVAFTQHACQQVLAQLGYKTAGSEEELKNLSISLVEERDFLPFS; this is encoded by the coding sequence ATGCAATGTTCCTGGAAGGCTGTACTCCTCCTAGCCTTGGCATCCATTGCAATCCAGTACACAGCAATCCGGACCTTCACTGCCAAGTCCTTCcacagctgccccatccctaaTCCTGTGAACTGCAGCCTGAGCCAGGACACTGATGTGGCTGACAGGCTGTGCGATGAGAATCCCACTTTCCCGTACAACCTCTCCAGGAAGACTCATGTTCTTATCCTTGCCACCACCCGCAGCGGCTCCTCATTTGTCGGGCAGCTGTTCAACCAGCACTTTGATGTCTTCTATTTATTTGAGCCCCTCTACCACGTCCAGTACACCCTGATCCCAAAGCTGACCCAGAGCAAGAGTACGACAGACAGGCGGGTCATGCTGGGCGCCAGCCGAGACCTGCTGAGGAGCCTGTATGACTGTGACCTCTACTTCCTGGAGAACTACATCAAGCCCCAGCCTGTCAACCACACCACCGACCGCCTCTTCCGCAGGGGAGCCAGCAAGGCCCTGTGCTCACCACCTGTATGTGAgtccctgggagctgtggatCTCCACTTGGAGGAAGGAGACTGCGTGAAGAAGTGTGGGACCTTGAACCTGACGCTGGCCACTGAGTCCTGCAGAGAGCACGGCCATGTGGCCATCAAAACCGTACGGGTGCCCGAGGTCAATGACCTCCGGGCCCTGGTGGAGGACCCACGGCTGAACCTGAAGGTCATCCAGCTGGTGAGGGACCCCCGGGGGATCCTGGCATCCCGGAGTGAGACCTTCCGAGACACCTACAGGCTGTGGAGGATCTGGGACGGCACTGGCAGGAAGCCATACAACCTGGACGTGACCCAGCTCACTACAGTGTGTGAGGACTTCTGGAACTCTGTGTCCACCGGCCTCAACCGGCCACCGTGGCTCAAGGGCAAGTACATGCTGGTGCGGTATGAAGACCTGGCCAGGAACCCCATGAAAAAGACTGAGGAGATCTATGATTTCCTGGGCATCCCCATGGACAGCAACGTGGAGCGCTGGATACAGAACAACACCCGAGGAGACAGGTCCTCCTCCAAACACAAGTACGGGACGGTGCGCAACTCGGCGGCGACGGCGGAGAAGTGGCGCTTCCGTCTGTCCTACGAGATCGTGGCGTTCACCCAGCACGCCTGCCAacaggtgctggcacagctcggCTACAAAACTGCTGGCTCCgaggaggagctgaagaacCTCTCCATCAGCCTGGTGGAGGAGAGAGACTTCCTGCCCTTCTCCTAA